TCATGGGCTATTCCAAGGTCGGCATTCATAGCTTTGACGACTTTTGAGAGCATTGCAAGACTCTTGGCGTTTGGTTCGAGCTCTCTAATAAAGAAGCCACTTGGATGGGAGTTCAAGCCTATGACCCTATTTCCGAGTTCTCTTTGGAGATAGGGGCTTAGAATTGAACCGGCTCCATTTCCAGTATCGACAACAATTGTGTACGAGTTTTCGAGGTGAATGTTCTTTAGAACTTCATTTATGTACTCTCTTTTTGGATCTTCCTCTCTTAATTTTCCAATTTCATTCCATGCAACTTTCTTGAACTTTCCTGAATCTATTATCTCCTCCAACTTTCTCTCTTTCTCTTGCGTGTATGCCATACCATCCTTGTCCCAAACTTTTATTCCATTATATTCGGGGGGATTATGAGAGGCTGTAATCGTAACTCCCGCGTCAGCATCATAGAGTTTTATCGCGAATCCAGTTAATGGCGTTGGGGCCAGACCTATATCAATAACATCGATTCCCGTGGATAGTAGGCCACTTATTACAGCATTTTTTAGCATTTCACTGCTTGTCCTTGTATCAACTCCCACCACAACTGTTCCTTCTCCAAGATAACTTCCCAAGGCAAGGCCGACCTTCAAGGCAAGTTCGGGTGTCAGCTTCTCATTAACAACTTCTCTTATTCCACTAGTTCCAAAGTACTTCCCCACCGAGAACACCCCCCGATTATTTCACAATTTTAAAATATCTCTTTTAACTTTAGCTAGAGATTTAGCCCTTTTGAGGGAAACAGGGTTTTCTGTTACTCCTCCCTCCTTAACCCACGTCCCTACTATTATACCGTCTGAATACCTTAGGAAAATTCCTATGTTATCTAAAGTAACCCCAGAGCCAACAACTACCGGAACATCAATAAGGTTCTTTGCTCTCCTTACCACCTCTATGTCTGGTGGACTGCCAGTTCTTGCTCCAGTTATAATAACGGCATCAGCTCCTCCTCTTTCTACAGTGTCCAAAAGGGAATCTTCGAAGCTGGAGAAGTGAACTGCATGCTTAACATGAACATCCGCAAGGATCAAGATATTAGCCGGTAATTTTGACTTCAGAAGTGCAAGATCTCGTGCACATCCTTCTATTATACCTTGGTCGGTAAAGGCGACTCCAGTAAGTACGTTTACTCTTATGAAGTCAGCTCTAACGGCATATGCTATTGAGTAAGCAGCAATACAATCATTTCTTAAAACATTAATCCCAAGCGGTATTGATATTTCTCTTTTCACTTCTCTTGCAACTATAGAAAACGCGGCCAGGGTTTCTTTTCCAATAGTTTTTCCAAAAGGGTAATCCATGTAATTTTCGACAATCACACCATCGAATCCCGCCTCTTCGTACGTCTTTGCATCTTTAATGGCTCTTTCAATGACTTCCTCAAGATTTCCTGAATACCTGGGGGATCCAGGGAGAGGCCCGAGGTGAACTACTCCTATTAAAGGCTTATTTTTGAATTCCATGATTAGGGTTAATAAGCGGTTCCTCTGTAAAATTTTTCGGTGGTTAAGATGATAGATGCTCACGCTCATATTGAATTCTTCAAAAAGAACCATGTTGAGATAGTTAATGAAGCGAGGGAAAAATTAAGGGCCATAGTTGATTCAATAACTGAGTACAGGAAAGTTCACGTGTGGAAAAGTTGGGAGATTCTAAAACCCTACTTTGGTTTTCTCTTCCCTACACTAGGATATCACCCTAATGAAGCTAAAAGAGGAAACTGGGAGAAAGTTGAGAAAGTGGAGGAATTTATAATCAAGCACAAAGATGATATATTTGCAATTGGGGAGATAGGACTTGACTACTACCATGCGAAGACCCTTGAAGAAAGGAGAAACCAGGAAAAAATCTTCAGGCATTTTCTTGAACTTGCTCAGGAGCTAA
This is a stretch of genomic DNA from Pyrococcus sp. ST04. It encodes these proteins:
- a CDS encoding BtpA/SgcQ family protein, producing MEFKNKPLIGVVHLGPLPGSPRYSGNLEEVIERAIKDAKTYEEAGFDGVIVENYMDYPFGKTIGKETLAAFSIVAREVKREISIPLGINVLRNDCIAAYSIAYAVRADFIRVNVLTGVAFTDQGIIEGCARDLALLKSKLPANILILADVHVKHAVHFSSFEDSLLDTVERGGADAVIITGARTGSPPDIEVVRRAKNLIDVPVVVGSGVTLDNIGIFLRYSDGIIVGTWVKEGGVTENPVSLKRAKSLAKVKRDILKL
- the glmM gene encoding phosphoglucosamine mutase; the encoded protein is MGKYFGTSGIREVVNEKLTPELALKVGLALGSYLGEGTVVVGVDTRTSSEMLKNAVISGLLSTGIDVIDIGLAPTPLTGFAIKLYDADAGVTITASHNPPEYNGIKVWDKDGMAYTQEKERKLEEIIDSGKFKKVAWNEIGKLREEDPKREYINEVLKNIHLENSYTIVVDTGNGAGSILSPYLQRELGNRVIGLNSHPSGFFIRELEPNAKSLAMLSKVVKAMNADLGIAHDGDADRIGVVDDAGNFVEYEVTLSLIAGYMLKKFGKGKIVTTVDAGFALDDYVRPFGGEVVRTKVGDVAVAEELKKHGGIFGGEPSGTWIMPQWNLTPDGIFAGALVVEMIDRLGPISELAKEVPRYVTLRAKIPCPNEFKKRAMEIIAERVLKEFEYEKLIDIDGIRIENSDWWILFRPSGTEPIMRITLEAHTRERAEELMKRAERVVKEAIKEAQG